The Bremerella alba genome includes a window with the following:
- a CDS encoding Rieske (2Fe-2S) protein — protein MSHFVPLATMPDLPQQGGRLVVVDDQWIGLFKTDEGLFAIDAMCPHAGANLAKGGICDGVVSCPVHLWRFRLSDGKYLDADAERFNVKTYVVRTDDDQILVELPAVPSTVRLI, from the coding sequence GTGTCTCATTTCGTCCCACTCGCGACGATGCCTGACCTTCCCCAGCAAGGAGGAAGGTTGGTCGTTGTCGACGACCAGTGGATTGGCTTGTTCAAAACGGACGAAGGTCTCTTCGCCATCGACGCGATGTGCCCTCATGCAGGGGCCAATCTTGCCAAAGGGGGCATATGCGATGGGGTTGTGTCGTGCCCGGTGCATCTTTGGCGATTTCGACTCTCGGACGGCAAGTATCTTGATGCGGATGCCGAGCGTTTCAATGTGAAGACGTACGTGGTCCGTACCGATGACGATCAGATCTTGGTCGAGCTTCCCGCCGTACCCAGCACGGTACGGCTGATTTAG
- a CDS encoding 3-deoxy-7-phosphoheptulonate synthase, protein MHQTDNINVHRIEKLAPPSEIKREFPSSEAAQEFVFDSRQHIQKILAGDEDRLIAVVGPCSIHNVDMAIEYGKRLKKLSDQVSDTMLVVMRVYFEKPRTTVGWKGLINDPHLNDTFDMVEGYRMARRLLLTLAEIGIPSASEALEPISPQYIADLISLASIGARTTESPTHRQMASGLSMPIGFKNGTDGDLQIALDAMTSSNAPHSFLGIDPEGATCVVHSKGNPWGHLILRGGRSGPNYSRESVEEAIAALNKRDLPARLLVDCSHGNSLKDHTRQAGVFRDVLDQRMEGSRAIAGLMLESNLMAGNQKLTEDPSKLEFGVSITDACIGWDETEQLLLEAHERLKSLVSA, encoded by the coding sequence ATGCACCAGACCGACAACATCAACGTTCACCGAATTGAAAAGCTGGCTCCACCGAGTGAGATCAAGCGAGAATTTCCTAGCTCGGAGGCTGCCCAGGAATTTGTTTTCGATTCGCGTCAGCATATCCAGAAGATATTGGCTGGGGACGAGGATCGCCTGATTGCCGTTGTGGGCCCTTGCTCGATTCACAATGTCGACATGGCCATTGAATATGGAAAGCGACTAAAGAAGCTTTCCGATCAGGTTTCCGATACCATGCTCGTTGTCATGCGGGTTTACTTCGAGAAGCCTCGCACGACGGTTGGCTGGAAAGGGTTGATCAACGACCCTCACCTGAACGATACCTTCGACATGGTCGAAGGGTATCGAATGGCTCGCAGACTGCTGTTGACGCTCGCGGAGATCGGAATTCCGTCTGCCAGCGAAGCGCTTGAGCCGATCTCGCCGCAGTATATCGCCGACCTGATTTCGTTGGCTTCGATTGGTGCGCGAACGACCGAATCGCCCACGCATCGTCAGATGGCCAGCGGATTGTCGATGCCGATCGGGTTCAAGAACGGAACCGACGGCGACTTGCAGATTGCTCTCGACGCCATGACCTCGTCGAACGCCCCTCACAGTTTTCTGGGAATTGATCCAGAAGGTGCGACTTGCGTGGTTCACTCGAAGGGGAATCCTTGGGGGCATTTGATTCTGCGTGGTGGCCGTTCCGGCCCGAACTATTCGCGCGAGTCAGTGGAAGAAGCCATTGCCGCGCTGAACAAGAGAGACTTGCCGGCCAGATTGTTGGTCGACTGCAGTCACGGAAATTCGCTCAAGGATCATACCCGGCAGGCCGGCGTCTTTCGCGATGTCCTCGATCAGCGGATGGAAGGAAGTCGTGCGATTGCCGGTTTGATGCTGGAAAGCAATCTCATGGCGGGCAACCAAAAGCTGACCGAAGACCCCAGCAAGCTTGAGTTTGGTGTCTCGATCACCGATGCCTGCATCGGCTGGGACGAGACCGAGCAGTTGCTTCTTGAAGCACACGAACGTCTCAAGTCGCTAGTCTCTGCTTAG